The following proteins come from a genomic window of Miscanthus floridulus cultivar M001 chromosome 2, ASM1932011v1, whole genome shotgun sequence:
- the LOC136535651 gene encoding uncharacterized protein has protein sequence MALLCAALAQPFSPRAALPVRHPPTSLTGSGLSLDFSLPPHPGLGAPQRAYPRIEATARRGARTESSKVRNRRLQKKFNGTATKPRLSVFCSNRQLYAVLADDHNKKILFYGSTLQKSICGDPPCGTVEAARRVGEQLVRVCNELGISEVSYDRNGFAQGDKMMAFEVPVSQHGFLPR, from the exons ATGGCGCTGCTATGCGCCGCGCTAGCCCAGCCGTTCTCGCCGCGCGCCGCGCTCCCGGTCCGACACCCTCCGACCTCGCTGACAGGATCCGGGCTTAGCCTCGACTTCTCGCTTCCGCCACATCCAG GTCTCGGCGCGCCCCAGCGCGCGTACCCCAGGATCGAGGCGACGGCGAGGCGCGGCGCGCGCACGGAGAGCTCCAAGGTCAGGAACCGTCGGCTGCAGAAGAAG TTCAACGGCACGGCGACAAAGCCCAGGCTCTCGGTGTTCTGCTCCAACCGACAGCTCTACGCCGTGCTCGCCGACGACCACAACAAGAAGATCCTCTTCTACGGCAGCACGCTGCAGAAGTCCATCTGCGGCGACCCGCCCTGCGGCACCGTG GAGGCAGCCCGGAGGGTCGGGGAGCAGCTCGTCAGGGTGTGCAACGAGCTGGGCATCTCCGAGGTCTCCTACGACCGCAATGGCTTTGCACAAGGCGACAAGATGATGGCGTTCGAGGTTCCAGTCTCACAGCACGGGTTCCTGCCAAGATAG
- the LOC136537417 gene encoding pectinesterase 31-like, whose amino-acid sequence MAEKFYIVFTFRYSNLLCKIIQETLHLHDGKQFLKNCYIEGNYDFIFGDSTALLVHCHIHCKSAGYITAHGRKSSSESTGFVFFKCVITGNGEAAYMYLGRPWESFGRVVFAETFMDHCIEPVGWHNWDKPENEQTACFCEYRCSGPGSSISERVPWCKELFGDEAIPFLIQTFIDPDIENPWLVHRLGTQVPVFSVFTVAYSSLMFTSATSCR is encoded by the exons ATGGCAGAAAAG TTTTATATTGTTTTTACTTTCAGGTATTCTAATTTGCTTTGCAAAATCATTCAGGAAACTTTACATTTGCATGATGGAAAGCAGTTCTTGAAAAACTGTTACATTGAAGGTAATTATGACTTTATCTTTGGAGATTCTACTGCCCTTCTGGTGCATTGCCATATCCACTGCAAATCAGCAGGATATATTACTGCTCATGGCCGGAAATCCTCTTCAGAATCAACTGGATTCGTATTCTTCAA GTGTGTTATTACTGGCAATGGAGAAGCTGCGTATATGTACCTAGGTCGGCCCTGGGAGTCCTTTGGGAGGGTTGTTTTTGCAGAAACTTTTATGGATCACTGCATAGAGCCTGTTGGGTGGCATAATTGGGACAAACCTGAGAATGAGCAAACGGCCTGCTTCTGCGAGTACAG GTGCTCCGGTCCAGGATCCAGCATATCGGAACGGGTACCTTGGTGCAAAGAATTGTTCGGTGATGAAGCTATACCGTTCCTTATACAAACTTTCATTGATCCAGATATCGAGAATCCATGGTTGGTCCACAGGTTGGGAACTCAAGTCCCAGTTTTCAGCGTCTTCACCGTAGCATACAGCTCCTTAATGTTCACTTCAGCGACTTCATGTAGATGA
- the LOC136535652 gene encoding pectinesterase 31-like — translation MGDRRVLLVASPEVAIFGYDGVVSFASVQDTVDAVPLNNQARTIIRIGPGVHRQQVHIPKTKNFITLCGSPIKDTVICWDNTTTRIKYTQSSQEIGTGTLNSATVIVEGDDFIVENVIFKNSAPQVSGQQQQSV, via the exons ATGGGGGATAGGAGGGTTCTACTTGTTGCATCTCCTGAGGTAGCAATCTTTGGTTACGATGGAGTTGTCTCATTTGCAAGTGTTCAGGATACCGTGGATGCTGTTCCACTGAACAACCAAGCGCGCACCATCATCAGGATTGGTCCTGGTGTGCATCGGCAGCAAGTGCACATTCCCAAGACCAAGAACTTCATCACCTTGTGTGGATCCCCAATAAAGGACACAGTGATCTGTTGGGACAACACGACTACTCGCATCAAGTATACTCAG TCATCACAAGAGATTGGCACAGGAACACTAAACAGTGCAACAGTTATTGTGGAGGGGGATGATTTCATTGTAGAGAATGTTATTTTTAAGAACTCAGCTCCCCAG GTGTCTGGGCAGCAGCAGCAGTCCGTGTGA
- the LOC136540595 gene encoding rhamnogalacturonan I rhamnosyltransferase 1-like → MARSRPRVWLVAVCAAVLLWASVAQLVAVGRLLLLFGLAGDADPSPPPSALPPPRIYKSNGYLKISCNGGLNQMRSEICDMVAVARLLNLTMVVPELDKRSFWADQSNFGDIFDVRHFIDSLRDEVHIIKQLPEKLGPGDSDIIILEMPPVSWSDEKYYLHQILPLFSKYSVIHFNKTDARLANNGISTELQLLRCRVNFHALKFTPQVEGLGNKLVHKMRAKGSFVALHLRYEMDMLAFSGCNHGLSPEEAEELKKMRYAYPWWRDKEIDSQAKRSQGLCPLTPEEASLVLKALGFQKDALIYIAAGEIYGGDRRLEPLRAAFPNLVRKEMLLDSEVLRQFQNHSSQMAALDFIVSTASDVFIPTFDGNMAKLVEGHRRFLGFRRSVVLDRRKLVELLDLYTNKTISWDNFASSVREAHKNRVAQPSCRRKLENRPKEEDYFYANPHECLANSTLCS, encoded by the exons ATGGCGAGGTCGAGGCCTAGGGTTTGGCTCGTGGCGGTCTGCGCCGCCGTCCTGCTGTGGGCCTCCGTCGCGCAGCTCGTTGCCGTCGGCCGCCTTCTCCTCCTTTTTGGCCTCGCGGGCGACGCCGATCCCTCGCCGCCACCTTCCGCGCTTCCGCCCCCGA GAATATACAAGAGCAATGGTTACCTGAAGATATCTTGTAATGGTGGTCTGAATCAGATGCGCTCAGAG ATATGTGACATGGTGGCAGTTGCTCGTCTTCTAAACCTCACTATGGTTGTCCCAGAACTTGACAAGAGATCATTCTGGGCTGATCAAAG TAATTTTGGAGACATATTTGACGTGAGGCATTTCATCGACTCATTGAGAGATGAGGTGCACATCATTAAACAGCTTCCAGAGAAGCTTGGTCCAGGAGATTCAGACATTATTATACTTGAAATGCCACCCGTGAGCTGGTCAGATGAAAAATATTACTTGCATCAG ATCTTACCACTGTTCAGCAAATACAGTGTCATCCATTTTAACAAAACAGATGCTCGCTTAGCCAATAATGGTATCAGTACAGAGCTTCAACTGCTTAGATGTCGTGTTAATTTTCATGCACTGAAATTCACACCTCAAGTTGAGGGACTAGGGAATAAACTGGTACATAAAATGCGAGCCAAGGGATCATTTGTAGCCTTGCATTTACGCTATGAGATGGATATGCTGGCGTTTTCTGGTTGCAACCACGGCCTTTCACCTGAAGAAGCTGAGGAGCTCAAAAAAATGAG ATATGCTTATCCATGGTGGAGAGATAAAGAAATTGATTCCCAAGCCAAGAGGTCGCAAGGACTATGCCCACTTACTCCTGAGGAGGCATCACTTGTTTTGAAAGCTCTAGGGTTTCAAAAGGATGCTCTTATATACATCGCAGCTGGTGAAATTTATGGGGGTGATAGGAGACTAGAACCACTACGGGCTGCTTTTCCAAACCTT GTACGAAAGGAGATGCTGCTAGACTCTGAAGTTCTGCGTCAATTCCAAAATCACTCTTCCCAGATGGCTGCACTTGATTTCATCGTATCCACAGCTAGTGATGTTTTCATTCCCACTTTCGATGGTAACATGGCAAAGCTTGTTGAAGGTCACCGAAG GTTCCTGGGTTTCCGGAGAAGTGTGGTGCTAGACCGACGGAAATTAGTTGAACTTCTAGACCTGTACACCAACAAGACAATCTCTTGGGACAATTTTGCATCTTCTGTTCGGGAAGCTCATAAGAACCGTGTAGCTCAACCATCGTGCAGGCGAAAACTTGAAAACAGACCAAAAGAAGAGGATTACTTCTATGCTAACCCCCACGAATGCCTAGCCAATTCAACCTTGTGCAGCTAA